Within the Candidatus Kryptoniota bacterium genome, the region TCGCTCCGGACCCACGTCACGTTTGATGTGGGAATATACCAGCTCGGAGGACACTCGGTTTATCTGACGCAATCCGACATAAACCTGGGGAAGCGCGAAAGCATTTACGACGTGTCGAAAAATCTCGAACGGTGGATGGATGCCGTTGTAGTCCGAACATATGCTCACCAGAATTGTGTTGACATGGGCAAATATATGAAGATTCCTGTCGTTAACGCGCTTACCGATTACGAACACCCATGCCAGGCTATCGGCGATTTCCTGACTGCGCGCGAATATCTGGGGAATCTCAAGAAGAAAAAATTTGTATTCGTCGGGGACGGCAACAATGTGTGCAACTCACTCATGCTGATGGCTGCGAAGATGGGAATGAATTTTGTGGCGGCCACTCCCGCCGGTTATGAGCCTGCCCGGGAAATCCTCGCTATGGCGAGAAAGGATGCCAGGAAGAGCGGCGCGAGTGTGGCGG harbors:
- the argF gene encoding ornithine carbamoyltransferase, producing MKKDFLSIADWSGKDLIALVELSEKMKTNPGKFKKALLGKSVALIFEKQSLRTHVTFDVGIYQLGGHSVYLTQSDINLGKRESIYDVSKNLERWMDAVVVRTYAHQNCVDMGKYMKIPVVNALTDYEHPCQAIGDFLTAREYLGNLKKKKFVFVGDGNNVCNSLMLMAAKMGMNFVAATPAGYEPAREILAMARKDARKSGASVAVERDPRIALVGADVIYTDVWVSMGQESEKEKRLQAFQGYQVTREMLKLARKSAIFMHCLPAHRGEEVEDDVIDSKQSVVWDQSENRLHSQKAILYTLLKGR